From the genome of Mycobacteriales bacterium, one region includes:
- a CDS encoding response regulator transcription factor: MPRPRVVLVDDHSLVRSGVRSELGDRLDVVGEAADIAEAIECIRRTDPDVVLLDVHLPSGTGDHVISAVHADHPKPRFLALSVSDSPDDVIRVIRAGARGYVTKSISGDDLAAAVERVAAGDAVFSPRLAGFVLDAFAAGAPAAPDPEELNVLTPRERDVLRLIARGYSYREAAEELFLSVKTIETHVSAVLRKLQLSNRRELARWANDRRLLP; encoded by the coding sequence GTGCCGCGGCCTCGCGTCGTGCTGGTCGACGACCACTCGCTGGTCCGCTCCGGGGTCCGCTCCGAGCTCGGCGACCGGCTCGACGTCGTCGGTGAGGCGGCGGACATCGCCGAGGCGATCGAGTGCATCCGCCGGACCGATCCCGACGTCGTCCTGCTGGATGTGCACCTGCCCAGCGGCACGGGCGATCACGTGATCAGCGCGGTGCACGCCGACCACCCGAAGCCGAGGTTCCTCGCGCTGTCGGTCTCCGACTCCCCTGACGACGTGATCCGGGTGATCCGGGCCGGAGCTCGCGGGTATGTCACCAAGAGCATCAGCGGCGACGACCTCGCCGCCGCGGTCGAGCGGGTCGCGGCCGGCGACGCCGTGTTCTCACCTCGGCTGGCCGGGTTCGTGCTCGACGCCTTCGCGGCGGGTGCGCCCGCGGCACCGGATCCGGAAGAGCTCAACGTGTTGACGCCGCGCGAGCGCGACGTGCTGCGGCTGATCGCGCGCGGCTACTCCTACCGCGAGGCGGCCGAGGAGCTGTTCTTGTCCGTGAAGACGATCGAGACCCACGTGTCCGCGGTCTTGCGCAAGCTGCAGCTGTCCAACCGCCGCGAGCTGGCACGTTGGGCGAACGATCGCAGGCTGCTGCCCTAG
- a CDS encoding dienelactone hydrolase family protein translates to MADTHYDTPNGRLRGYLATPEGAEPRPGIVLIHEAYGLTDDIRRTADAVAAHGYLAFAPDLYSYGFAPQCLLATMCTLLRGSGGRALEDIDAARQFLLARDDCTGKVGIIGFCMGGGFAILAASRGFDVAAPNYGQVPRNAEAVLSGACPVVASYGKQDWMYRGAAARLEKALVACGVEHDVKEYAEAGHGFMVKHTGAWALAEHVPGLRYVDSAHTDGWRRAYAYFEEHLH, encoded by the coding sequence ATGGCGGACACGCACTACGACACCCCCAACGGACGGCTTCGCGGGTACCTGGCGACACCCGAGGGAGCCGAACCGCGACCCGGCATCGTGCTCATCCACGAGGCGTACGGGTTGACCGACGACATCCGGCGTACGGCGGACGCCGTCGCCGCTCATGGCTACCTCGCGTTCGCCCCCGACCTCTACTCCTACGGCTTCGCGCCGCAGTGCCTGCTCGCGACGATGTGCACCCTGCTGCGCGGCAGCGGCGGTAGGGCCCTCGAGGACATCGACGCGGCGCGCCAGTTCCTGCTCGCCCGCGACGACTGCACGGGCAAGGTCGGGATCATCGGGTTCTGCATGGGTGGCGGCTTCGCGATCCTCGCGGCGAGTCGCGGATTCGACGTCGCCGCACCGAACTACGGCCAGGTCCCGCGAAACGCCGAAGCAGTGCTGTCAGGCGCCTGCCCGGTGGTCGCGTCGTACGGCAAGCAGGACTGGATGTATCGCGGTGCCGCCGCGAGGCTCGAGAAGGCGCTGGTCGCCTGCGGGGTCGAACACGACGTCAAGGAGTACGCCGAGGCCGGGCACGGCTTCATGGTCAAGCACACCGGCGCCTGGGCCCTCGCCGAACACGTGCCCGGACTTCGCTACGTCGACAGCGCTCACACCGACGGTTGGCGTCGGGCATACGCGTACTTCGAGGAGCATCTGCACTAG
- a CDS encoding histidine phosphatase family protein has protein sequence MTEADAPQYRQYRYAPPPGGTVILLVRHGESAPAVEGVEGPMCDGHTDPPLDPVGEGQALKVAERLQHEPLDAIYVSKLQRTQQTAAPLAAKLGIEPKVDPDIHEVGLGEWEGWKFRKLTAAHDPIAIQMFTEQRWDAIPGAESNSEFAARLRAGFGRIHAAHPNQRVAAFVHGGVIGMTMSIATGCRPFGMIGADNGSISEIVVLGEEWTVRRFNDTTHLEEALSTAPQPMA, from the coding sequence GTGACCGAGGCCGACGCTCCGCAATACCGCCAGTACCGATACGCCCCGCCGCCCGGCGGCACCGTGATCCTGCTGGTCCGCCACGGCGAGTCCGCGCCGGCCGTCGAGGGCGTCGAGGGCCCGATGTGCGACGGGCACACCGACCCCCCGCTGGACCCGGTCGGCGAGGGTCAAGCGCTGAAGGTGGCCGAGCGGCTCCAGCACGAGCCGCTCGACGCGATCTACGTGAGCAAGCTGCAGCGCACCCAGCAGACCGCCGCGCCCCTCGCCGCGAAGCTCGGCATCGAGCCGAAGGTGGATCCCGACATCCACGAGGTCGGCCTCGGGGAGTGGGAGGGCTGGAAGTTCCGCAAGCTGACCGCGGCCCACGACCCGATCGCGATCCAGATGTTCACCGAACAGCGCTGGGACGCGATTCCCGGCGCCGAGTCGAACAGCGAGTTCGCCGCGCGGCTGCGCGCGGGCTTCGGCCGCATCCACGCCGCGCATCCGAACCAGCGCGTCGCCGCCTTCGTACACGGTGGTGTGATCGGCATGACGATGTCCATCGCGACCGGCTGCCGACCGTTCGGAATGATCGGCGCGGACAACGGGTCGATCTCCGAGATCGTCGTGCTTGGCGAGGAGTGGACCGTACGCCGCTTCAACGACACGACCCACCTCGAGGAAGCGCTGTCGACCGCGCCGCAGCCGATGGCCTGA
- a CDS encoding alpha-ketoglutarate-dependent dioxygenase AlkB — MTPDVAWQPSLLDGGEPRIDVSYDGLRRIELDARSWVDYCPGWLAGSDSVFEVLAREARWQQRTVTMWDKQVLEPRLTAGWSTDAAHVPPLLAEICRLLSQRYDVGFDSVWVNLYRDGRDSVAWHGDRNRLVMDEPMVATVSLGARRRFLLRRRGSSRIAHELAPGAGDLVVMGGACQQEWEHTVPKTARAVGARMAVTIRHSQPHRRSVETPE, encoded by the coding sequence ATGACGCCGGACGTCGCGTGGCAGCCGTCACTGCTCGACGGGGGTGAGCCGCGGATCGACGTGTCGTACGACGGGTTGCGCCGGATCGAGCTCGACGCCCGATCGTGGGTGGACTACTGCCCCGGGTGGCTGGCCGGCTCCGACTCGGTGTTCGAGGTCCTCGCTCGTGAGGCGCGCTGGCAGCAGCGGACGGTCACGATGTGGGACAAGCAGGTGCTCGAGCCGCGACTGACCGCCGGCTGGTCCACCGACGCCGCGCACGTGCCGCCGCTGCTCGCCGAGATCTGCCGGCTGCTCTCGCAGCGGTACGACGTGGGTTTCGACAGCGTGTGGGTCAACCTCTACCGCGACGGTCGTGACAGCGTCGCGTGGCACGGCGACCGCAACCGGCTGGTGATGGACGAACCGATGGTCGCGACGGTCTCGCTCGGCGCGCGGCGGCGCTTCCTGCTGCGTCGGCGCGGCAGCAGCCGGATCGCCCACGAGCTGGCGCCGGGCGCCGGGGATCTCGTCGTGATGGGCGGCGCCTGCCAGCAGGAGTGGGAGCACACGGTGCCCAAGACCGCGCGCGCCGTCGGGGCGCGGATGGCGGTGACGATCCGCCACAGTCAGCCGCACCGGCGAAGCGTGGAGACACCGGAGTAG